TTGAATCGATGCCAGAAGGTGGGGATATTCAAATTCACGCATATGAAAAAGTTGGAGAGAACTTGTGTATTTCTGTTGAAGATCAAGGTTTTGGGATAGAAAATGAGAAAATAAAAAAGATCGGAAAAGCTTTTTATACAACAAAAGAGAATGGTACAGGCCTTGGATTAATGATTACATATAAAATTATTGAAGAACATCAAGGGAGTATCGTGATTCAAAGTAGTATGGGGGTAGGAACGAAAGTGGAAATTTATTTACCAACAGTGTAGTACATTAGACGAAATTACTTTTCAGAAAAGTGTTCTTGTTGTGTAAATATAAACATTTTATAAAATGTTTAAAGAAGGGTTTTTTTTATAAAACACTTCGTTTATAATGGAGGAAAATATCGACATAGAGCTTTTAGCTCATGTAACGGTTCGGTAGTGTTATGCAAAGAAAAGTAGGGGTGCACGCGCATCCTTTTTTCTATGCAGATATGATGAAAGGGGTGGTATGATGGAATTAACATTGAATTCAACTGTATGTTTACACACAATTCAATTTCGAAAAGAGAGATTAAATTATATTGTAAAAGATACAATTACAGGAGAAACATATGAAATGCCGCCACTTTGGATTGATGCACTAGCAATGATGCGTGACGGTTTTTCATTGGGAGAAATTGAGGAGAAATTAAAAGAAGAGTATCCGGCCGAAGAAGTAAATATGCTAACATTCACGAGGCAACTGTTAGCGCTAGAACTTGTCGGAATGGTAGATGGAGAAGAGATAGCTTGTACAAAGAAGAAAGATAAAGATTATTTAGCTTGGGTACGTCCAAGGGTGGAACAATTCTTTCTTAACTTAAATAAAAAATATAAAAGCAAAGGTCAAAAGTGATCTTTGCTTTTTTAGTGCAATAAAAAAATAGGTATTCACCCAAATAAAGATTTTCGCATATTGTAGCTTATGTAAGTAGAATGCTGCGAAGGAGTGAGTGCAGTGACAGGGAATGTATTGAATTATTATGCCGGTGGAAATACAGCTAGAGGATTTCACAGCTTATACGAAGAGAATTTGAAGGGGTTAGACAGGTTGTTTATTTTAAAGGGAGGCCCAGGAACGGGAAAATCTTCTTTAATAAAGGCAATAGGGCGTGAATGGGTCGATAAAGGGTATAATATTGAATTTTTACATTGTTCTTCTGACAATAAATCAGTTGATGGTGTGATTATTCCAAAATTAAAAGTAGGGATTGTTGACGGTACATCACCGCACGTTATTGAGCCGAAAATGCCTGGAGTTGTTGAAGAGTATATAAATTTAGGTGTTGCTTGGGACTCAGATAAATTAAGAAAGCAGAAAATAGAGATTGAACGATTTGTTTCAGAAGCAAGCAAAGCCTTTCAAGCAGCTTACGGGTGTTTTAAAGAGGCGCTAATTATACATGATGAGTGGGAGAAAATATATATTAATAACATTGATTTTAATAAAGCAAACGAATTAACAGATCAGCTTGTACAGAAATTATTTGCAGATAAAGGCGGGAAGAAATCAATTGTGAAACATCGTTTCTTAGGGGCTGCTACACCGAAGGGAGCAGTTGATTTCGTTCCTAATTTGACAGAAGGGCTTCCGCATCGCTATTTTATAAAAGGTCGCCCAGGTTCTGGAAAATCAACAATGCTTAAAAAATTAGCTAAGGCAGCAGAAGAAAAAGGTTTTGAAGTAGAAGTGTATCATTGTGGATTTGATCCAAATAGTCTCGATATGATTATTGTAAGGGAGTTAGGATTTGCCATTTTTGATAGCACAGCACCGCATGAGTACTTCCCAAGCCGTGAGGGGGATGAGATTATCGATATGTATGATCTCATTGTTGCACCAGGGACAGATGAAAAATATGCTACGGAAATTCGCGACGTTTCAATTCAGTATAAAACAAAAATGAATGAGGCGATGTCTTTCTTAGCAAAGGCAAAATCAGTTCGTGATAAATTAGAACGAATTTATATTGCCGCTATGGATTTTTCAAAAGTCGATGCATATAAAGAAGAAATCCAAAAAGAGATTGAACGAATTGCAATTACTGTAATTGAAAAGAAAAAATAGGTGTTTTGTTAGGCTGTCGGGAATTTTCTGACAGCTATTTTAGTATGTGGTAAAATTGGTCTTATATTTGTCGAATTTCCAGGGAAATGATCAAAAAATGGGGAGGGTATGAAATGAGAGAGAAAATTGAATTAGAACTAGAACGAATTGAAAAAGAGAATGATGTGAAAATTTTATTCGCTGTAGAATCAGGGAGCCGGGCGTGGGGGTTTCCATCGAAGGATAGTGATTATGATGTTAGGTTTGTTTATATACACCCTGTAGAATGGTACTTATCAATCCATGATAAGCGTGATGTAATCGAATATCCAATTAGTGATGATTTAGACATAAGTGGCTGGGATCTTAAAAAGGCATTGCAACTATTTGCAAAATCTAATCCAGCGTTACTCGAATGGATTAGATCACCGATTTTTTATTCGGAAAACTCGAACCTTCCAGAAGAGCTTCAGCAAATGAGTAAAAAGGATTTTGATCCGAAAGCAACAATATACCATTACTTACATATGGCTTCAAAAAATTATCGTGAATTTTTACAAGGTGAAAATGTAAAGTTGAAAAAGTACTTTTATGTATTACGTCCTATTTTAGCTTGTAAATGGTTAGAGGAGAAATCGACTTTGCCTCCTGTAGAATTTGATCGATTGATTACAGAATTAATATTAGAACGTAGCGTGTTAGATGAAATTGAAAAGTTATTAATAAAGAAAAAAGCAGGTACTGAATTGGACGTTGGATTGAAAATTGAGGTGCTAAATCAATTTTTAGAAGAACAAATTAATTATTATCAGCAATACGTGAAAGGCATTGAAAAGAGATTAGGGATTGATATTGAGAGTTTGAATACATTATTTCGAAATATGTTGTTTGAAGTATATGAAAAAGAGCACAAGTGAGTTTGTGCTCTTTTTTGTGTTTTAGGAGTAAAGAAAACGGCGCTAGTTACGATTAGTCTTACGAAAGGGAGTAAATGAAAATTCACGCTGAATCTGTAATTATTCGTTATCAACTCGTTTTAATGGTTGATCTGCTGGACCTTCCATAACATCCCCATCAATTGAAAAACGGGAACCGTGACAAGGGCAATCCCACGTACAATCACCGTTATTCCATTCAACTTCACAGCCGAGGTGTGTGCAAGTTGTATCGACGATATGTAATTTTCCTTCTTTATCTTTATAAGCACCTGCTCGTTTACCGTTGACATGTACAACAGATCCTTCGCCAACTTCAAGATCTTCTGGCTTACGTAATGCGGTTTCAATTTTTCCTTCAATTAAGTGTTTAGCAACATCAATGTTCTGAGAGAGGAAAGTTTTTATATCTGGATTTGCATGAAAGCGTGATGGTGCAAACAGCTCTTTATATGGACTGTGGACTTTTAGAATGGAGTCCTTCAGTAAATGAGCTGCTGCAGTTCCAGTCGTCATTCCCCATTTACGATATCCAGTTGCCACAAATATATTTGGATTCCTTTCGTTAATATGTCCGATATAAGGAAGCTTATCTAGCGTGATTAAATCTTGTGCTGACCATCTATAGGGAACTTCATCTACTCCAAAAGTTGCTTCAGCAAAAGAATAGAGTGCTTCGTAATGAAGCATCGTATTAATTCCTTGGCCTGTTTTATGGCTCTCTCCGCCAATCAATATCAGCTTTTCTCCATTGCTTGTCGTATAACGTATGGAGCGTTTTGGATCATCGATACTTAAATACATGCCCCCTGGGTAATCCGTTTTTGCTTTTATTGCGAGAGCATAGGAGCGTTCTGCGTACATTCGCGTAAAGAAAAAGCTATTAGCATCATAAAAAGGAAAATGTGAACAAGAGACAATATATTTACAAGTGATGCGATGGTCACCCTTTGTAATTACTTGTGGATAATCTCCTTTTTCCACATCAATAGCTGTTGTTTGCTCATAAACCATTCCGCCCATTTCCACAAACTTTTCTAAAAGTGTTTTTAAATAAAGGAGGGGATGGAATTGCGCTTGATTTTTCATCACAAGTGCAGATTGTACGGGAATAGGAATCGACAGAGATTGAACATAGTCACAAGGTATATTTAATTTTTGATAGGCTTCATATTCTTTCGTTAAATTTCGCAGGCCACTATTGGTAGTTGTATATAAATACGAATCTTCATTTGTGAAATTACAGTCGATTTTATATGTTTGCACAGTATCACTTATGAATTGTAGAGCTTTACTATTTGATTCGTAGTAAAGTTGGGCTTTTTCAACACCAAAATTGTTTATTAATTCATCATAAATAAGATCATGTTGAGCGGTTACTTTTGCGGTTGTATGCCCAGTTGTTCCATTCAAAACAGAACCAGAATCAATTAAAACGACTTTCATTCCTTCTTTAGCGAGTAAATAGGCGGTGGTAATGCCTGTAATACCAGCACCGATAACGGCAACTTCTGTCTTAATATTTTCGGATAAATGAGGAAAAGTAGGCAATTGAGTAGATTCAATCCAATAGGATGATGGTAACTGTGGAAATGTGTCATCTGTCATTTTGGAAACCTCCTAAATTAGAACAATTTTCCTTTTAATATTTCCATATTATATGGAATTCATGTATGTTGTTTTCGTAGCGTTCTATTTTATTAAATGAAAGATAAAATTATTTTAATATAATTATTTATTAGGGGCAGTATGAAGAAGTAGGATTTATATAAAGCTAAATTCAAATGATTACATTTGTTGATTACATAGAGAGTTCTTGAATAAGATAGAGTCTGTGTTGTTTAAGTGTATGTGTGTATATAGCGGATAAAGCCTTATGAAATCTATGCTTTTTCTTTAGTGAAATAAAGTATAATTATAAAAATATAACCAACTTTTATTACTAGGTCATAAAAGTTGTTGACAATATAGAAATTCTATTGTTATGATTCATCATGTGGAAAGGTTGATAGAGAGTAAAAAGAGAAATGTTTTTCATTGATAATAAAAGCGGAAAAATAAGTGACGATAGAGTGAGTATATTTTCCTTATGATAAATGCTTTTTGGAGCACTTAGTAAAATCAATCTGGAAGCAAGAATCAATATATGCAAGTTGCGCAGGGCGCGGCATAAGAAAGGGGCAAAAGGATGAAGGAGCTTCATACGTTTGGGTGGTATGCAGCGCGTGTATCACCACATTTGCCGAAAAAAGCATTTAAACCAGTTCCTACTCGTTTATTTGGTGGACTGGCTTATTTACTCGTGGCATTGGCTGGTTTAATAACGATCGGTGTATTTGAATTGAATGTGTGGGTAAATCTAGGAATTGCAATTGTTCTTGGATTATGTTTTGCTTCACTTGGATTTTTAGGACATGAAATTTTACACGGAACAGTTGTAAGGAAGGCATGGCTTCGTGATTTTTTAGGTGCGATAGCATTTATGCCATTATCAACTGGTCCAAAACTTTGGAGAAAGTGGCA
This Bacillus mycoides DNA region includes the following protein-coding sequences:
- a CDS encoding PRK06851 family protein: MTGNVLNYYAGGNTARGFHSLYEENLKGLDRLFILKGGPGTGKSSLIKAIGREWVDKGYNIEFLHCSSDNKSVDGVIIPKLKVGIVDGTSPHVIEPKMPGVVEEYINLGVAWDSDKLRKQKIEIERFVSEASKAFQAAYGCFKEALIIHDEWEKIYINNIDFNKANELTDQLVQKLFADKGGKKSIVKHRFLGAATPKGAVDFVPNLTEGLPHRYFIKGRPGSGKSTMLKKLAKAAEEKGFEVEVYHCGFDPNSLDMIIVRELGFAIFDSTAPHEYFPSREGDEIIDMYDLIVAPGTDEKYATEIRDVSIQYKTKMNEAMSFLAKAKSVRDKLERIYIAAMDFSKVDAYKEEIQKEIERIAITVIEKKK
- a CDS encoding nucleotidyltransferase domain-containing protein; the encoded protein is MREKIELELERIEKENDVKILFAVESGSRAWGFPSKDSDYDVRFVYIHPVEWYLSIHDKRDVIEYPISDDLDISGWDLKKALQLFAKSNPALLEWIRSPIFYSENSNLPEELQQMSKKDFDPKATIYHYLHMASKNYREFLQGENVKLKKYFYVLRPILACKWLEEKSTLPPVEFDRLITELILERSVLDEIEKLLIKKKAGTELDVGLKIEVLNQFLEEQINYYQQYVKGIEKRLGIDIESLNTLFRNMLFEVYEKEHK
- a CDS encoding FAD-dependent oxidoreductase, which encodes MTDDTFPQLPSSYWIESTQLPTFPHLSENIKTEVAVIGAGITGITTAYLLAKEGMKVVLIDSGSVLNGTTGHTTAKVTAQHDLIYDELINNFGVEKAQLYYESNSKALQFISDTVQTYKIDCNFTNEDSYLYTTTNSGLRNLTKEYEAYQKLNIPCDYVQSLSIPIPVQSALVMKNQAQFHPLLYLKTLLEKFVEMGGMVYEQTTAIDVEKGDYPQVITKGDHRITCKYIVSCSHFPFYDANSFFFTRMYAERSYALAIKAKTDYPGGMYLSIDDPKRSIRYTTSNGEKLILIGGESHKTGQGINTMLHYEALYSFAEATFGVDEVPYRWSAQDLITLDKLPYIGHINERNPNIFVATGYRKWGMTTGTAAAHLLKDSILKVHSPYKELFAPSRFHANPDIKTFLSQNIDVAKHLIEGKIETALRKPEDLEVGEGSVVHVNGKRAGAYKDKEGKLHIVDTTCTHLGCEVEWNNGDCTWDCPCHGSRFSIDGDVMEGPADQPLKRVDNE